Proteins from a single region of Vibrio sp. DW001:
- a CDS encoding AraC family transcriptional regulator, with protein sequence MNAKIPYTRIEKLLDYIHDNIQEPLSLDELAAKSCWSRWQLQRVFQAYTGFNVAQYVREIKLSQAALMVLEGKHRILDVAYEFGFNSEIAFSRAFKQFFGVSPKRYQSNGLKTGIKTPLTKAIKSSESVFYPENTLYQVRLEHKNAFSINGVPSIIRGLQSPEPDFSSTVPYAWEAFFKQTDLSNVVNVPHIGIIDMSPSQVDGELIYWAGVEQTIVGKPSNGGLICKKLEIGECSYAVLPYRGDVDEFHKAVTWLVAMWLPESGYKTVDNAFEMEIYHPPFENAQRTILAEYWLPIHQ encoded by the coding sequence GTGAACGCGAAGATACCCTATACCAGAATAGAAAAATTGCTCGACTATATACATGACAATATTCAGGAGCCACTAAGCCTAGACGAGTTAGCCGCGAAAAGCTGCTGGTCTAGGTGGCAATTGCAGAGAGTTTTTCAAGCTTATACCGGTTTCAATGTAGCGCAATATGTTCGGGAAATTAAGCTCAGTCAAGCGGCATTAATGGTGCTTGAAGGAAAGCACCGCATATTAGATGTGGCGTATGAATTTGGGTTTAATTCCGAAATAGCCTTTAGCCGTGCCTTCAAGCAGTTCTTTGGTGTGTCACCTAAACGCTATCAATCGAATGGATTAAAGACGGGAATTAAAACGCCTTTGACCAAGGCGATTAAGAGTAGTGAATCTGTGTTTTATCCAGAAAATACGCTCTATCAAGTTCGCCTGGAACACAAGAATGCCTTCTCTATCAATGGTGTGCCGTCGATAATTAGAGGGCTTCAATCGCCAGAACCTGATTTTTCTAGCACGGTTCCTTATGCGTGGGAGGCATTCTTTAAGCAAACCGATCTCAGTAACGTGGTTAACGTACCCCATATCGGCATCATTGATATGTCGCCTAGTCAGGTAGATGGAGAACTTATCTATTGGGCTGGTGTCGAGCAAACAATCGTTGGCAAGCCTTCAAACGGTGGGTTAATTTGCAAGAAGCTAGAAATTGGAGAATGCAGCTATGCGGTATTGCCGTATAGGGGAGATGTCGACGAGTTCCATAAAGCGGTGACTTGGTTGGTCGCAATGTGGCTTCCAGAGTCAGGATATAAAACGGTAGACAACGCATTTGAAATGGAGATTTATCACCCGCCTTTCGAAAATGCTCAACGAACGATACTCGCGGAGTATTGGTTGCCTATACATCAATAA
- a CDS encoding FAD-dependent oxidoreductase, whose protein sequence is MNDSKKKSAVVLGAGPAGLMAAWELVDAGFDVTIIEKENFAGGMCATQKFTGKHGDYRFDFGGHRFITKNPKLLSFVDQLMGEELLYAQRNSVIRYRGRIYQYPLVLSDLIKNAPLSLLIGGGFDLVKQLFKPKPQTRSKVSFAQWIESRFGKTLYKHFFEGYTAKLWGIDPKNLSGDWASQRISLIDLKDIARRMLPGKRSNVRTYARQYRYPKWGFGQLYSQLGTELENRGVKIIFNAEVTGLVLSEKNQIEAVKFVTNDEEESIGSDNIIATLPLPIMTKLTGFDSGLSFRSLRFMNMPMETDNISDNTWQYLSDPEIIGTRLQEPKRRSAYMAPEGRTSVMVEIPCNKDDEVWSMEGEKLRDKVLHDLQTLKVDPSLATGEFFTSYSEHAYPLMDMGYQEKREAAITHLSQFENLIMTGRQGTFRYIFTDTAMEMGLMAAQSIIDGVDRRREIFDYRNENIVIEVQSVA, encoded by the coding sequence ATGAATGACAGTAAGAAAAAATCTGCGGTAGTTTTGGGGGCTGGGCCTGCTGGTTTAATGGCGGCTTGGGAGCTCGTGGACGCGGGTTTTGATGTCACTATTATCGAAAAAGAGAATTTTGCTGGCGGTATGTGTGCCACCCAAAAATTCACCGGTAAGCATGGTGACTATCGTTTCGATTTTGGTGGTCATCGTTTTATTACTAAGAACCCTAAGTTGCTCTCATTTGTAGACCAACTTATGGGAGAAGAGTTGCTGTATGCGCAAAGAAACAGCGTTATTCGGTATCGAGGGAGAATTTATCAATACCCTCTTGTACTGAGCGACCTAATAAAAAATGCACCGTTGTCGCTATTAATCGGCGGTGGCTTTGACCTCGTGAAACAACTCTTTAAGCCCAAGCCACAAACACGGTCAAAGGTCAGTTTTGCGCAGTGGATCGAGAGCCGGTTTGGTAAAACACTCTATAAACATTTTTTTGAAGGTTATACCGCGAAACTGTGGGGAATCGATCCCAAAAATCTATCAGGAGATTGGGCCTCACAGCGCATCAGTCTTATTGATTTGAAAGATATCGCTCGTCGTATGTTACCGGGCAAGCGTTCAAATGTGCGTACTTATGCTCGTCAATATCGATACCCTAAATGGGGGTTTGGTCAGCTATATAGCCAGTTAGGAACGGAGCTAGAAAATCGTGGTGTGAAGATAATCTTTAATGCTGAAGTCACGGGCTTAGTGCTGTCTGAGAAGAATCAGATTGAAGCGGTGAAGTTTGTGACCAATGATGAAGAAGAGTCCATCGGCTCAGACAACATCATTGCCACCTTGCCACTCCCGATAATGACAAAGCTGACAGGCTTTGATAGCGGTTTAAGTTTTCGTTCGTTGCGTTTTATGAATATGCCAATGGAGACAGACAATATCTCCGATAATACGTGGCAATACCTTTCAGACCCGGAAATTATTGGTACTCGACTTCAGGAGCCGAAACGCCGTTCAGCGTATATGGCTCCCGAAGGAAGAACCTCGGTCATGGTTGAGATTCCATGTAATAAAGATGATGAGGTGTGGTCAATGGAAGGAGAAAAGCTTCGCGATAAGGTTTTGCATGATCTTCAAACCCTTAAGGTTGACCCTAGTTTGGCGACTGGCGAGTTCTTTACCTCATACAGCGAACACGCCTATCCGCTTATGGATATGGGGTATCAAGAGAAGCGTGAAGCCGCGATAACCCACCTTTCCCAGTTTGAAAATCTGATCATGACGGGCCGACAAGGCACGTTTAGATACATATTTACTGATACGGCGATGGAGATGGGTCTGATGGCCGCGCAATCCATCATCGATGGTGTAGATCGTCGTCGTGAGATCTTTGATTATCGAAATGAAAATATAGTAATAGAGGTTCAGAGTGTGGCTTAA
- a CDS encoding D-serine ammonia-lyase, with protein sequence MVTYDKHSLESQFPLLKQLVALEEIHWFNPNSTTLEVALPFVGLDEKDIRDASQRLKRFAPYIADVFPETAASRGIIESEVVEIAQMKAEMERLYTTPILGRLMLKKDSHLPISGSIKARGGIYEVLTHAEKLAINAGVLSEEEDYRKLSTEALKTFFGQYSIAVGSTGNLGLSIGIISAKMGFSVSVHMSAEAREWKKRKLRSHGVNVVEYEQDYGVAVEQGRKESEKDPNCFFIDDENSQTLFLGYSVAGERIKAQFDQMGIIVDEDHPLFVYLPCGVGGGPGGVAFGLKMAFGDHVHCVFAEPTHSPCMLLGVHTGLHDKICVQDIGIDNVTAADGLAVGRASGFVGRAMERLLDGYYTISDQRMYRFLGQLDQCEGIQLEPSALAGMLGPIIVTNASEYQKRLGLDDRLMENATHLVWATGGGMVPEKEMASYLAKAVG encoded by the coding sequence ATGGTTACGTATGACAAGCATTCTCTGGAGAGTCAATTCCCACTGTTAAAGCAATTGGTTGCATTGGAAGAGATCCATTGGTTCAACCCTAACAGTACCACTCTAGAAGTTGCGTTACCTTTTGTCGGTCTTGATGAAAAAGATATACGCGATGCGAGCCAACGACTTAAAAGATTTGCACCGTATATTGCTGATGTTTTTCCGGAAACCGCTGCTTCTAGAGGGATAATAGAGTCGGAAGTGGTGGAAATAGCGCAAATGAAAGCGGAAATGGAGCGGCTATATACGACGCCAATTCTCGGCCGGTTGATGTTAAAAAAAGATAGCCACCTTCCTATATCTGGGTCAATAAAAGCGCGTGGTGGTATCTATGAGGTGTTAACTCACGCCGAAAAACTGGCTATTAACGCCGGGGTGCTTTCTGAAGAAGAGGACTACAGGAAACTGTCGACTGAAGCGCTGAAAACCTTCTTTGGTCAATACAGTATTGCCGTTGGTTCTACTGGTAACCTTGGGTTGTCTATTGGAATTATCAGCGCAAAAATGGGCTTTTCTGTCTCAGTTCATATGTCCGCTGAAGCACGAGAATGGAAGAAACGTAAGCTCCGCTCCCATGGTGTCAATGTTGTGGAATACGAACAAGATTATGGTGTGGCAGTTGAGCAAGGTCGTAAAGAATCCGAAAAAGATCCGAACTGTTTTTTCATCGATGACGAGAACTCGCAGACACTCTTTCTTGGCTATTCCGTCGCTGGGGAACGAATAAAGGCGCAGTTTGACCAAATGGGTATCATCGTTGACGAAGATCATCCACTGTTTGTCTATTTGCCTTGTGGGGTCGGTGGTGGTCCTGGAGGCGTTGCTTTTGGACTAAAAATGGCCTTTGGTGATCACGTGCATTGTGTTTTTGCAGAACCGACACATTCTCCCTGTATGTTGCTTGGTGTTCACACTGGGCTTCACGATAAAATATGTGTACAAGATATTGGCATCGATAATGTAACGGCGGCAGATGGATTGGCAGTGGGAAGGGCATCTGGGTTTGTTGGTCGAGCAATGGAACGATTGCTTGATGGTTACTACACTATTTCAGACCAGAGAATGTATCGTTTTCTAGGTCAACTCGACCAATGCGAAGGGATTCAACTCGAACCTTCCGCATTGGCCGGAATGTTGGGTCCCATTATTGTTACGAACGCGAGTGAATACCAGAAACGCTTGGGCTTAGATGATCGGTTAATGGAAAATGCCACACATCTTGTTTGGGCCACGGGAGGAGGAATGGTGCCGGAAAAAGAGATGGCATCTTATTTGGCCAAGGCAGTTGGTTAA
- a CDS encoding MarR family transcriptional regulator, giving the protein MSNKHLNVDDFISLMKENWPTAFQSLYPLFPRIRRIEEHINADKASIMACYGLYSSDFDLLTALRRSNKAAPYELMPTEICEYMLFSSGGLTKVMNRLEKKAFITRVESNHDKRIKMVRLTVEGEQLIEEVVEQFQDLHTTYLDGFKQEDVEQLDFLVRKLLNNIELKK; this is encoded by the coding sequence ATGTCGAACAAACATTTAAACGTTGATGACTTCATCAGCCTGATGAAAGAGAACTGGCCAACCGCCTTTCAATCTCTTTATCCGCTTTTCCCAAGAATTCGTCGTATTGAGGAGCATATCAACGCTGACAAAGCGTCAATAATGGCGTGTTACGGCCTTTATAGTTCAGATTTTGATCTATTAACCGCACTGCGCAGAAGCAACAAGGCTGCTCCGTACGAACTCATGCCAACCGAGATATGTGAATACATGCTTTTTAGCTCCGGTGGATTGACCAAAGTGATGAATAGGTTAGAAAAAAAGGCCTTTATTACCCGGGTAGAAAGCAACCATGATAAGCGAATTAAAATGGTGAGGTTAACCGTCGAAGGCGAGCAACTAATAGAAGAAGTGGTCGAGCAGTTCCAAGATCTACACACCACTTATTTAGATGGGTTTAAGCAAGAAGATGTTGAGCAACTTGATTTTCTGGTACGCAAGTTACTAAACAATATAGAATTAAAAAAATAG
- a CDS encoding multiheme c-type cytochrome, whose protein sequence is MLSSKYKFLKGLAFLLIALVSHNAIAGDKSRSLRFSQDKSRIYSANFDAGSVSILSREDGLIVKEKTIGRDIRRIAFSDDQTLLLATDYLQDKVVMLDANSLDVISETPVPARPFGVVFSPENQLFYVTSFEKDKLLLIDRSGALIETVTTQPSPRGLALTDDNRLLVTHALTGQVSIYDVSVKKPALLKVIQLADSEENKSRTVSQGKPRKLDNIVISPDGSTAWLPHVLWSFGHDFQFQSTVFPAISILDLEVGNEHEIEQERKQLFKQINIIESGNRTRIVSNPHDGEFSEDGKKVIFTLAGSEDLLVFDLSRQGKKNKNRHRRKKFQGGVKATQIYRGVPGDNPKGLLISGRELYVQNAMSLNIAKFDTGESGPFAKVKLTEGNFASLVLFDPLPSQLRLGKTLFNSANTADYAEFPMAGDFWMSCNSCHIDGFNFTNRQLMEDGRKNRFENALTGHVDVRKMIAGDPVGAYVDIIQKTQGGMGGDSREGASALVDVENPPVEVAKMMIALNEYVRVQENLPYLSTWLRLDDKKRYTHPDEWINSAECADCHTTIYDQWADSNHGMNMDHPYYRQHEDLAAKVEGEEFRVLCRGCHTPQMVINGDNKPLKEFGNMYEKGGESLVEAFAHGRSVNERGTGCVFCHRISKAENAGGNTDMTVNLKDREAYVFEDANTSLLKWLSEKQINAAPEKHKVSYSNPELYQSSLYCATCHNEFTTGQGAIINDNFGEWLASPFNSPEDPSKHKTCIDCHMTQDVTDFDNRVAGQSTDDGPIKQNMRSHHFVGGNYYFTGMRNPEHKKLSIDILKTALTLRVEKTGNQLAAIITNVNSGHDMPGGARRQVWLEVIATDANGKKVLESGVMKDGYIPKDARKFVKVGVDKEGKPVGQLFWRYVKIGKDTRIKSGQTRREVFELPSEVEYPLTVSTRVLYQVFAKALTEKVKKAFPEENIPDPEVIELEKTVSVYEAR, encoded by the coding sequence ATGCTAAGTAGCAAATACAAATTTTTGAAAGGGTTGGCTTTTCTGTTAATAGCCTTGGTTTCACATAACGCGATAGCAGGCGATAAGAGCCGCTCTCTGCGTTTTAGTCAAGACAAGTCACGTATCTACAGTGCGAACTTTGACGCGGGTAGTGTCAGTATTCTTTCCCGTGAAGATGGCCTGATAGTAAAGGAGAAAACAATAGGGCGAGATATTCGTCGTATTGCCTTTAGTGATGACCAAACGTTGCTCTTGGCGACGGATTATCTACAAGACAAAGTGGTGATGTTGGACGCCAACTCGCTTGACGTCATATCGGAAACGCCCGTTCCTGCACGCCCTTTTGGCGTGGTATTCAGTCCTGAAAATCAGCTCTTTTACGTCACTAGTTTTGAGAAAGACAAATTACTACTCATCGATCGCTCTGGTGCATTGATTGAAACGGTAACGACCCAACCGTCGCCACGAGGATTGGCGTTGACTGATGATAACCGCTTATTGGTAACTCATGCCTTAACGGGACAGGTATCGATCTATGACGTGTCTGTGAAGAAACCTGCGTTGTTGAAGGTGATTCAACTCGCCGATAGCGAAGAAAATAAAAGCAGAACCGTTTCACAGGGTAAACCACGGAAACTAGATAATATTGTCATCTCCCCAGATGGTAGCACGGCGTGGCTTCCTCATGTGCTCTGGTCTTTTGGTCATGATTTTCAGTTTCAATCAACGGTATTCCCTGCTATCTCTATCCTAGATCTGGAGGTTGGTAATGAACATGAGATAGAACAAGAGCGAAAGCAACTGTTTAAGCAAATCAATATCATAGAGAGTGGAAATCGTACCAGAATTGTTTCCAATCCTCACGATGGTGAGTTTAGTGAGGACGGTAAGAAGGTTATCTTTACGTTGGCAGGTTCGGAAGACCTTTTGGTTTTCGACCTATCCAGACAAGGAAAGAAAAACAAAAACCGCCACCGTCGTAAGAAATTTCAAGGCGGGGTTAAAGCCACCCAGATATATCGCGGTGTACCGGGTGATAATCCTAAAGGATTGTTGATCAGCGGTAGAGAGCTGTATGTGCAAAATGCGATGTCATTGAATATTGCCAAATTTGATACTGGCGAATCGGGCCCTTTTGCTAAAGTAAAACTCACCGAAGGCAATTTTGCCTCTTTGGTATTATTCGATCCATTGCCAAGTCAGCTTCGTCTAGGAAAAACGTTATTCAATAGCGCTAACACCGCGGATTATGCCGAATTTCCTATGGCGGGCGATTTTTGGATGAGCTGTAACTCTTGCCATATCGACGGATTTAATTTTACAAACCGTCAATTGATGGAAGATGGCAGAAAAAATCGATTTGAGAACGCATTGACGGGGCATGTTGATGTAAGAAAAATGATTGCAGGCGACCCTGTTGGTGCGTATGTCGATATCATTCAAAAAACTCAGGGCGGCATGGGGGGCGATTCACGGGAAGGAGCGTCAGCATTGGTTGACGTTGAAAATCCGCCAGTAGAAGTGGCGAAAATGATGATCGCGTTGAATGAGTACGTACGTGTTCAGGAGAATCTGCCTTATCTTTCTACGTGGTTGCGATTGGATGACAAAAAACGCTATACCCATCCGGATGAATGGATCAATTCGGCTGAATGTGCGGACTGCCATACCACGATCTACGATCAATGGGCAGATTCGAATCACGGTATGAATATGGATCACCCTTACTATCGTCAACACGAAGATCTGGCCGCAAAAGTTGAAGGCGAAGAATTTAGAGTGTTATGTCGAGGCTGTCATACGCCGCAGATGGTGATTAATGGTGACAATAAACCGTTGAAAGAATTTGGCAATATGTACGAAAAAGGAGGCGAATCTCTGGTTGAGGCGTTTGCTCATGGTCGATCGGTGAACGAAAGAGGAACAGGGTGTGTGTTCTGTCATCGTATTTCCAAGGCCGAAAATGCCGGTGGCAATACCGACATGACAGTCAATCTTAAAGACAGAGAAGCGTATGTTTTTGAGGATGCGAATACCAGTCTACTTAAATGGTTATCGGAAAAACAAATAAATGCCGCACCAGAAAAACACAAAGTGTCTTACTCGAACCCAGAGCTGTACCAAAGTTCACTCTATTGTGCGACATGCCATAACGAGTTCACGACCGGACAAGGGGCAATCATTAATGACAACTTTGGTGAGTGGTTAGCATCACCGTTTAATTCGCCTGAAGATCCGTCTAAACACAAAACTTGCATCGACTGTCATATGACGCAGGATGTCACGGACTTCGATAATCGCGTTGCAGGCCAATCGACAGACGACGGTCCTATTAAGCAGAACATGCGTTCCCATCATTTTGTCGGCGGTAACTACTACTTTACGGGAATGAGAAACCCAGAACATAAGAAACTGAGTATCGATATTCTTAAAACGGCACTTACGTTGCGGGTGGAAAAAACAGGCAATCAATTGGCGGCAATTATCACCAATGTTAACTCGGGACACGATATGCCTGGTGGCGCACGTAGACAGGTTTGGTTAGAAGTGATTGCGACAGACGCGAATGGAAAAAAGGTACTTGAAAGCGGAGTGATGAAGGACGGATACATTCCTAAAGATGCACGCAAATTTGTTAAGGTTGGGGTGGATAAAGAAGGTAAACCAGTAGGACAGCTTTTCTGGCGATACGTGAAGATCGGAAAAGATACCCGTATCAAATCAGGTCAAACTCGTCGCGAAGTATTTGAATTGCCGTCAGAGGTGGAATATCCCCTTACCGTGTCAACGCGTGTACTTTATCAGGTGTTTGCTAAGGCGCTAACGGAAAAAGTGAAGAAGGCGTTTCCTGAAGAGAATATCCCAGACCCTGAAGTGATTGAATTGGAAAAAACAGTGTCGGTATATGAGGCGCGATAA
- a CDS encoding FTR1 family protein, which produces MFASFLITLREGLEAFLLVGIALSYLGKLNARHLNKYIYIGVFVGLVMSLAIAFVFQVVVDQFSNERYQNYLMAGILLFATVVLTYMAIWMQNQAKNQVAQMQENISSMVTTGNLIGLVSLAMLAILREGFETILFFSALMYSSLGELSAEDAVLGGLLGLFVAYGLVWFMMKSTKRVPLALFFKWTSLLIIIIAAGLLSSAINMLQAGHLIPIYYPQVFDISHILDDRDVFGTFLRALFGYNSSPGLLPLTVWSMYMLIFVRFWQQGYKKA; this is translated from the coding sequence ATGTTTGCAAGTTTTCTTATCACTCTAAGAGAAGGGTTAGAAGCCTTTTTATTAGTCGGTATCGCGCTTTCCTATCTAGGGAAGCTTAATGCTCGTCACTTAAATAAATATATCTATATAGGTGTGTTTGTCGGTCTCGTTATGTCCCTAGCGATTGCGTTTGTTTTTCAAGTGGTCGTGGACCAGTTTAGCAACGAACGTTACCAAAACTACCTAATGGCGGGGATATTGCTGTTTGCCACGGTCGTACTGACTTATATGGCTATCTGGATGCAGAATCAGGCCAAAAATCAGGTGGCACAGATGCAAGAAAACATCAGCAGTATGGTGACAACAGGTAACCTGATTGGGTTGGTATCTCTGGCTATGCTTGCCATTCTTCGTGAAGGGTTTGAAACCATTCTGTTTTTCTCTGCATTGATGTATTCCAGCCTTGGAGAGCTAAGCGCAGAGGACGCGGTTTTGGGTGGCCTTTTGGGCTTATTTGTGGCGTATGGTTTGGTCTGGTTCATGATGAAAAGCACCAAGCGAGTACCATTGGCTCTTTTTTTCAAATGGACGAGTTTACTCATTATTATTATTGCGGCTGGTTTGCTTTCTTCTGCAATCAATATGTTGCAGGCGGGTCATCTTATCCCTATATACTATCCGCAGGTTTTTGATATATCGCATATTCTGGATGACCGAGATGTGTTTGGTACCTTTTTGAGAGCGTTATTTGGTTACAACTCTTCACCTGGTTTATTGCCGCTCACCGTATGGTCAATGTATATGTTGATTTTCGTTCGTTTTTGGCAGCAAGGATACAAAAAAGCATGA
- a CDS encoding multidrug effflux MFS transporter has product MSQKTFVILMAMIIGVSPFAVDTYLPAMPYMAEFFNVGPDEIATTISFYIFGMAIGQLIGGPLADRFGKKRMIILGLSIYSVTTLIIAQADSLLTVQIMRVVQAIGGGFSVVCVPALIRERATGNQAAKMFALVTLILVGAPALAPSIGALILLVADWQVIFYVLFGYGMLVILLTVLKLPNDKIEHHQTLSVIERYRFVLRNKPALRYIGVQGFSQSVMMIFITNASFVYQQYFGLDDQVFALVFAANVVAMAVINRVNNYLLSTYMANFLLKWALRFQFLFVAFFVLLTYLDAPVEIQAISVICMIGSLGASMPNCNAIYISHFKEHTGSASALFGANQFFISSITGWLTTVFYDGSLWPVAGMLMFVTIAANLIMPSIKHENPLIRSNQ; this is encoded by the coding sequence ATGTCTCAAAAAACGTTTGTCATATTAATGGCAATGATCATCGGAGTATCCCCATTTGCGGTAGATACTTACCTTCCTGCCATGCCTTATATGGCGGAGTTTTTCAATGTTGGACCCGACGAAATTGCCACCACAATCAGCTTCTACATTTTTGGCATGGCGATCGGTCAGTTAATTGGTGGCCCGCTCGCTGATCGCTTTGGCAAAAAGCGCATGATAATTTTAGGGCTGTCCATATACTCCGTAACCACACTCATTATAGCCCAAGCAGACAGCCTATTAACGGTACAAATTATGAGAGTGGTCCAGGCGATAGGTGGCGGATTTTCCGTCGTCTGCGTACCTGCACTCATTCGTGAGAGAGCGACAGGTAATCAAGCAGCCAAAATGTTTGCGCTCGTTACACTTATTTTGGTTGGTGCGCCAGCATTAGCGCCGAGTATTGGTGCACTGATACTTTTGGTAGCGGATTGGCAGGTTATCTTTTATGTCTTGTTCGGTTACGGTATGTTGGTTATCTTGCTCACGGTATTAAAACTTCCAAATGACAAAATTGAACATCACCAGACATTGTCAGTAATAGAAAGATACCGGTTTGTTTTACGCAACAAACCCGCTCTTCGGTATATCGGTGTACAAGGTTTTTCACAGAGCGTAATGATGATATTTATCACCAACGCATCCTTTGTTTATCAGCAATATTTCGGTCTTGACGATCAGGTATTTGCCCTCGTATTCGCTGCCAATGTTGTGGCAATGGCCGTCATCAATAGAGTAAACAATTATCTACTCTCTACCTATATGGCCAACTTTCTATTGAAATGGGCATTGCGCTTCCAATTCTTATTTGTAGCTTTCTTTGTTTTATTGACTTACCTCGATGCCCCTGTAGAGATTCAAGCGATCAGTGTTATCTGCATGATTGGCTCGTTGGGTGCATCGATGCCTAACTGTAATGCCATATATATCAGCCATTTTAAAGAACATACCGGATCTGCTTCCGCCTTATTTGGTGCAAATCAGTTCTTTATTTCGTCCATCACAGGCTGGCTAACGACCGTTTTCTATGACGGTAGCCTTTGGCCTGTTGCCGGTATGTTGATGTTTGTGACGATCGCTGCAAACCTAATTATGCCTTCTATTAAACATGAAAATCCTTTGATTCGTTCCAATCAATAG